From Anaerohalosphaera lusitana, one genomic window encodes:
- the ccsA gene encoding cytochrome c biogenesis protein CcsA, giving the protein MEIKTNPLGILIYAAMFCYLAAFVVFVARKRKEGRLIYALGFVVACTAFVYRWVDVNHVPMKNLFEVFILMGVCIFPITYLSKRFLGTSGEAFDMAVGFIVMFPAGFVFDDSSMTLMPALQSPLFAPHVATYMVSYIFMAKAACQAAAQLIKLKPAGRLADYERSSYNMVCAGFPLMTLGLLLGSVWGKFAWGDYWGWDPKELWGLISWLVYVGYLHWRYMYGTKRPKANSVWVLAGFAAIIITLLWVNLSRLFSGMHSYA; this is encoded by the coding sequence GTGGAAATTAAGACCAATCCACTTGGCATACTCATCTATGCTGCCATGTTCTGCTATCTGGCGGCCTTTGTGGTTTTTGTCGCCCGAAAGAGAAAAGAGGGCCGTTTAATATATGCTCTTGGCTTTGTTGTCGCCTGCACAGCATTCGTGTACCGCTGGGTTGATGTGAACCATGTGCCCATGAAGAACCTTTTCGAAGTGTTTATTCTTATGGGTGTGTGCATATTCCCGATAACATATCTTTCTAAGCGATTTCTCGGCACCTCGGGCGAGGCGTTCGACATGGCTGTCGGTTTTATCGTCATGTTTCCGGCCGGGTTCGTGTTTGATGATTCTTCCATGACCCTGATGCCCGCTTTGCAGAGTCCGCTTTTCGCACCGCATGTTGCTACCTATATGGTTTCATACATTTTTATGGCCAAAGCCGCGTGTCAGGCTGCAGCCCAACTTATCAAGCTCAAACCGGCCGGGAGGCTGGCAGATTATGAGAGGTCGAGCTATAACATGGTTTGCGCAGGTTTTCCTTTGATGACCCTGGGCCTGTTACTGGGCAGTGTCTGGGGTAAATTCGCATGGGGTGATTACTGGGGTTGGGATCCCAAGGAGCTGTGGGGGCTGATTTCGTGGCTGGTTTATGTGGGATATTTGCACTGGAGGTATATGTACGGCACGAAAAGGCCCAAAGCTAACAGTGTGTGGGTGCTTGCGGGTTTTGCAGCCATCATAATTACGCTTTTATGGGTAAATCTGTCACGGTTGTTCAGCGGGATGCACAGTTATGCATGA
- a CDS encoding SpoIID/LytB domain-containing protein gives MDLRNIFASKSFTAWAVCSLAFLCAVLGSCQKRTTVEPKVVPAEARDLNIRVLLKNNADSAKLSTAGGFDVACTDGTSAHFTPGEVDIVPWNGMIRLGRHSFAGDVDLQVKDTFVTIDGRKYRGDVRIIIDARGGLDVINELDVENYLAGVVGEEMPAYWEPEALKAQAVAARTYCLYIKHRFGTDRQWDVKATEANQMYGGLESESAMVRTALDATAGQVLTCDNGDGPGGIFPTYYSSTCGGHTEDSKNVFGDSYKPLSGVDCQYCKKTAGEKYMNWKPVVLPSSVVTAKITSGYSSLEGLTTVDKIVPTRVSDYGSTGRIAMLKVVDNKGKTGILRGEDLRLTLDPSGKVLKSTWCNISKQPDGSFKFSNGRGFGHGVGMCQYGALGMAREGFGYKEVLSYYYPNSDLVKIY, from the coding sequence GTGGATCTAAGAAACATTTTCGCCAGCAAGAGTTTCACTGCATGGGCAGTCTGCTCGCTGGCGTTTTTATGCGCAGTGCTTGGAAGCTGCCAAAAAAGAACCACTGTCGAACCAAAGGTCGTTCCTGCTGAAGCTCGCGATCTCAATATTCGTGTGCTCTTGAAGAACAACGCAGATTCCGCCAAATTGTCGACTGCCGGCGGCTTCGACGTGGCCTGCACCGACGGAACATCCGCCCACTTCACACCCGGTGAAGTTGACATCGTACCCTGGAACGGAATGATACGGCTGGGCCGTCATTCATTCGCGGGCGATGTAGATTTGCAGGTAAAGGACACATTCGTCACGATCGACGGACGTAAGTACCGCGGCGATGTTCGTATCATCATCGATGCACGCGGCGGACTGGATGTCATCAATGAACTCGATGTTGAGAATTACCTCGCCGGTGTCGTCGGTGAAGAGATGCCCGCCTACTGGGAACCCGAAGCGCTCAAGGCACAGGCGGTAGCTGCACGAACTTACTGCCTGTATATCAAACACAGGTTCGGCACCGACCGGCAATGGGACGTCAAAGCTACCGAAGCCAACCAGATGTACGGCGGGCTGGAATCGGAATCCGCCATGGTAAGAACTGCACTCGACGCGACCGCAGGACAGGTTCTGACTTGTGATAACGGCGACGGCCCAGGCGGAATATTCCCAACGTATTACAGTTCGACCTGCGGCGGACACACGGAAGACAGCAAAAACGTCTTCGGCGATTCATACAAACCCCTCAGCGGTGTAGACTGTCAATACTGCAAGAAGACCGCAGGCGAAAAATACATGAACTGGAAGCCTGTCGTACTACCCTCTTCGGTCGTAACCGCAAAGATCACCTCGGGATACAGCAGTCTCGAAGGGCTGACCACCGTAGATAAGATCGTACCGACACGCGTAAGTGATTACGGCAGTACCGGTCGAATCGCGATGCTGAAGGTTGTGGACAATAAAGGAAAGACCGGCATCCTGAGAGGCGAGGATCTGAGACTGACGCTCGACCCCAGCGGAAAGGTACTCAAGAGTACATGGTGTAATATATCGAAACAGCCCGACGGCAGTTTCAAATTTTCTAATGGGCGTGGTTTCGGTCACGGCGTGGGAATGTGTCAATACGGAGCACTGGGAATGGCCAGAGAAGGATTCGGCTACAAAGAAGTGCTGTCTTATTATTATCCGAATTCTGATCTGGTGAAGATTTACTAA
- the yajC gene encoding preprotein translocase subunit YajC produces the protein MNTYWILAANGAEGEEGQVIQGGQAEEGQTEEMTTEDGSQQTPPADGEGQGDAPGFGFGQLLPLIIIFVVFYFLIIRGPKKRQQQHSKMVSSLKKNDRVRTIGGIYGTVIDIKDNELTIKIDENTNAKIKVSPGAIAEVVSDKSENK, from the coding sequence ATGAATACTTATTGGATACTGGCGGCTAACGGAGCAGAGGGTGAAGAAGGTCAGGTAATTCAGGGCGGCCAGGCTGAAGAAGGCCAGACCGAAGAAATGACAACAGAAGACGGCAGTCAGCAAACACCCCCCGCAGACGGTGAAGGTCAGGGCGACGCGCCGGGCTTCGGCTTCGGTCAATTGCTTCCGCTGATCATTATTTTCGTAGTTTTCTATTTCCTGATCATCCGCGGACCAAAGAAACGCCAGCAGCAGCACAGCAAGATGGTCAGCTCGCTCAAGAAAAACGACCGCGTCCGTACGATCGGCGGCATCTATGGCACAGTGATCGACATCAAGGACAATGAGCTCACCATCAAGATCGACGAGAACACAAATGCAAAGATCAAGGTATCACCCGGTGCTATCGCTGAGGTAGTTTCGGATAAATCTGAAAATAAATAA
- the tgt gene encoding tRNA guanosine(34) transglycosylase Tgt: MSVFEVLTNDNGSSARRGRLQTAHGTIETPVFMPVGTRGSVKGLTPLQLKDTGSSIVLANTYHMMIRPGAEIVDALGDLHGLMGWDGPILTDSGGYQVFSLSTLNRVGDDGVEFASHIDGRKIYMDAEIATTVQNQLGADIIMCFDECTPFPAKREQIQVAVDRTIRWAEICKKTHSRDDQLLFGIVQGGVDPEMRSLCAEELIKLDFPGYAIGGLSVGEGHENMIRTTQHTAALLPSDKPRYLMGVGMPVDIVAAVHAGVDMFDCVLPTRNGRNAFAFTKNGPIRMRNSMHAQDTGPIDPDCPCYCCRNFGRGTLRHFFNVGEMLGPILVTIHNIVFYQRLMAEIRERIEAGTFSYWALESIELTNALESESISEYKIA, encoded by the coding sequence ATGAGTGTTTTTGAAGTTCTGACTAATGATAACGGCAGCTCTGCAAGACGCGGCCGACTCCAAACCGCACACGGCACCATCGAGACGCCTGTGTTTATGCCCGTGGGCACCCGCGGCTCCGTCAAGGGTCTTACCCCCCTGCAACTGAAAGATACCGGCTCGAGCATCGTTCTGGCGAACACATATCACATGATGATCCGCCCCGGCGCGGAGATCGTCGATGCTCTCGGCGACCTGCACGGACTGATGGGCTGGGACGGACCGATACTAACAGACAGCGGCGGATACCAGGTATTCTCGCTCAGCACACTGAACCGCGTCGGCGATGACGGCGTGGAATTCGCGAGCCACATTGACGGCCGAAAAATATATATGGACGCCGAGATTGCCACCACCGTCCAGAATCAGCTCGGTGCGGACATCATCATGTGCTTCGACGAGTGCACCCCCTTCCCCGCAAAACGCGAGCAGATCCAGGTCGCCGTGGACAGGACCATACGCTGGGCCGAGATCTGCAAAAAGACGCACAGCCGTGATGATCAGCTCCTTTTCGGCATCGTCCAGGGCGGTGTCGATCCTGAAATGCGATCCTTGTGCGCAGAAGAACTGATAAAACTTGATTTCCCCGGATACGCGATCGGCGGCCTCAGCGTGGGTGAGGGTCACGAGAATATGATCCGCACCACACAGCACACAGCGGCACTTTTACCGTCCGATAAACCGCGATACCTCATGGGTGTCGGCATGCCCGTGGATATTGTCGCAGCGGTCCATGCCGGTGTGGATATGTTCGACTGTGTACTGCCCACGCGAAACGGACGAAATGCATTCGCGTTCACGAAGAATGGTCCGATAAGAATGCGGAATTCAATGCATGCGCAGGACACCGGCCCCATTGACCCCGATTGCCCATGTTACTGCTGCCGAAATTTCGGCCGGGGAACACTGCGACACTTCTTCAATGTCGGTGAAATGCTCGGTCCGATACTGGTAACGATCCATAATATAGTGTTCTACCAGCGGCTGATGGCCGAAATAAGGGAGCGTATCGAGGCTGGAACTTTCAGTTACTGGGCTCTTGAATCCATCGAGCTCACAAACGCACTGGAATCGGAATCAATTTCGGAGTATAAAATAGCCTGA
- a CDS encoding cytochrome c biogenesis protein ResB yields the protein MSKLRQIIFWLVLTVIAVLIGCSVYGAFIGADRAEIFFNSLPLASFWVLFLLLLAAGFAVFPALWRKPALLLCHLGPILVLIGGLWGSQTAHELRREFGLADKLYKGKIAVLEGEAVNEALLPPEYEESFELPFSLRLKDFRIEYYPIGSLVIQSRPTETRPTKTWNLPAEIGKTYSLTDGETVEIVKVYRNFKITIEDGQVQPKDVPGPAQNPAVEVILRDEEGNEMRKYAFQNFPGHIKPEDQYALRYNRNIKDFISEADILVDGEVQKQAEIEVNHPLYYDGYHLYQSEYRQVGPGSYMSILSVVSDRGLYFVWAGYAALCLGIVWQLWFVKLVSKISRRRGGNSGN from the coding sequence ATGAGCAAATTGAGACAAATCATTTTCTGGCTGGTACTTACTGTGATCGCGGTGCTGATCGGCTGTTCCGTTTACGGAGCGTTTATCGGTGCTGATCGGGCTGAGATCTTTTTCAATTCGCTGCCGCTGGCGTCTTTCTGGGTTCTTTTTCTGCTGCTGCTTGCTGCCGGGTTTGCTGTATTTCCCGCTCTATGGCGAAAGCCTGCTCTGCTGCTCTGTCATCTTGGGCCCATACTGGTTCTTATCGGCGGCCTGTGGGGATCACAAACCGCTCATGAGCTGCGGCGTGAATTCGGGCTGGCTGATAAGCTCTATAAGGGCAAGATCGCGGTTTTGGAGGGTGAAGCTGTAAATGAGGCACTGCTGCCGCCTGAATACGAAGAGAGCTTCGAGCTGCCTTTCAGTTTGCGGCTCAAGGACTTCAGAATCGAGTATTATCCGATCGGTTCTCTTGTTATTCAATCCAGACCTACCGAGACGCGACCGACCAAAACCTGGAACCTGCCCGCTGAGATCGGTAAAACCTATTCCCTGACGGACGGCGAAACTGTCGAGATAGTCAAGGTTTACCGCAATTTCAAGATTACCATCGAAGACGGGCAGGTGCAGCCCAAAGACGTGCCCGGACCGGCTCAGAATCCGGCTGTAGAGGTGATTCTGCGGGATGAGGAAGGCAATGAGATGCGAAAATACGCCTTTCAGAACTTCCCGGGTCATATAAAGCCGGAGGACCAGTACGCATTGCGGTATAACCGGAACATAAAGGATTTTATAAGCGAAGCTGACATACTGGTTGACGGCGAGGTCCAAAAGCAGGCCGAGATCGAAGTTAACCACCCGCTTTATTACGACGGCTACCATCTTTATCAGAGCGAGTATCGGCAGGTCGGCCCTGGTTCTTATATGAGTATACTGAGCGTAGTTTCCGACAGGGGGTTGTATTTTGTCTGGGCCGGCTACGCTGCTCTTTGCCTGGGGATCGTGTGGCAGCTCTGGTTCGTAAAGCTCGTTTCGAAAATAAGCAGGCGAAGGGGGGGCAACAGTGGAAATTAA
- a CDS encoding DNA-directed RNA polymerase subunit alpha C-terminal domain-containing protein, giving the protein MESIADATEALFGNQMISFADARKIENSVNSSEYNKIKFAEEVDKNKSNQLAAGIGMLFLGRYAEAVELLKKSSDCKEKFFFLGCALRGAEKYDEALEAFDKALKQKADNLLVVLEKIDTLRLAKKFEEAEKQAETCANFAKVSADYHYQLGRLLSDQGKYEEAISNFEIAAELDPNHHRALFHLAFACDLRGDDEAAIDYYKQIKASSPVYVNALLNLAVLHEDRGEYEKAESCVEMVLNCHPNHKRAQLFLKDILSSQDMVYDEEKEKLKSRRNKILEIPISDFELSVRSRNCLKKMNIHTIGDLLRITEAELLSYKNFGETSLTEIKRILEQKGLRLGMALEDKKPPAVEPEAVDGADAEMLGKTVDDLELSVRARRCLQRLNIRTLAELCARTEAELLGCKNFGVTSLNEIKERLSEFGLGLRKLD; this is encoded by the coding sequence ATGGAATCAATCGCAGATGCTACGGAAGCTCTATTCGGCAATCAAATGATCAGTTTTGCTGACGCTAGAAAGATCGAAAATTCCGTCAACAGCAGTGAGTATAACAAGATAAAATTCGCAGAAGAAGTTGATAAGAACAAATCAAACCAGCTCGCAGCCGGGATTGGAATGTTGTTTCTGGGCAGGTACGCAGAGGCTGTGGAACTGCTGAAAAAGTCTTCGGACTGCAAAGAGAAATTCTTTTTCCTGGGTTGTGCCCTTCGCGGCGCTGAGAAGTACGATGAGGCACTGGAGGCCTTCGATAAGGCCCTTAAACAAAAAGCCGACAACCTGCTGGTTGTACTGGAAAAGATCGACACTCTCAGGCTGGCCAAAAAATTCGAAGAAGCAGAGAAGCAGGCAGAAACTTGTGCGAATTTTGCAAAGGTTAGTGCAGATTACCATTACCAGCTCGGCAGACTGCTCAGCGACCAGGGCAAGTACGAAGAGGCGATCAGCAACTTCGAGATCGCAGCAGAGCTGGATCCCAATCACCACAGAGCACTTTTCCACCTCGCTTTCGCGTGCGACCTGCGGGGCGATGACGAGGCAGCTATCGACTACTACAAGCAGATCAAGGCCAGCTCTCCCGTATATGTCAACGCCCTTTTGAACCTCGCTGTCCTTCACGAGGACCGAGGCGAATACGAAAAGGCCGAAAGCTGTGTCGAAATGGTACTGAACTGCCATCCGAACCATAAGCGTGCCCAACTGTTCCTCAAGGACATCCTAAGCTCGCAGGACATGGTCTATGACGAAGAGAAGGAAAAGCTCAAGAGCCGACGCAACAAGATACTCGAAATTCCGATCTCCGACTTCGAGCTTTCAGTCCGTAGCCGAAACTGCCTTAAGAAAATGAATATCCACACGATCGGCGATCTCTTGAGGATAACCGAGGCAGAGCTGCTTTCGTACAAGAACTTCGGCGAAACCTCGCTGACGGAAATCAAACGTATTCTCGAACAAAAGGGACTGCGTCTCGGTATGGCACTTGAAGACAAAAAGCCCCCGGCCGTTGAACCGGAGGCTGTCGATGGCGCGGACGCTGAGATGCTCGGCAAAACTGTCGACGATCTCGAGCTTTCAGTGCGTGCCAGAAGGTGTCTGCAGCGGCTGAACATTCGAACACTGGCCGAACTGTGTGCAAGGACAGAGGCTGAACTTCTCGGCTGTAAGAATTTCGGCGTTACGAGCCTTAACGAGATCAAGGAGCGTCTCTCGGAATTCGGCCTGGGCCTGCGTAAGCTGGACTAA